Genomic DNA from Halomonas sp. BDJS001:
AAACTCTGGAAAGGTGTCCAACACATTAGGAACAGCAAACGCCTTAATATCGATAAATCGGTAGTGAATCAGGGTGATCAGCCTTGGCAGATAGTTCACCCCCTTTGGAAGTTCGGTATTGCTGTAGTCTGCAATTGTGCCGCAGATGACCATTTTAGCGTGCGGATTAAAGTACTCCATTAGCACCGGGAAAATAGCACCACCCACATTCTCGAAGAAGGCGTCGATACCGTTGGGTAGAGCCCGCTCGAGCTGCTCTTCGAAGTCGTCGGCTTTGTAATCAATAGCGTCGTCAAGACCAAGCTCATCTTTTAGGTAAGCGACCTTAGCAGCTCCGCCGGCAATACCCACGACGCGATGACCGCGCAACTTGGCTAGCTGAGCGGCCGTAGAACCTACCGCCCCAGCGGCGCCAGTGACGACGAACGTGCCGCCGGGTTTGAACTCATGGAGTTTCGTTGTGCCGTACCAAGCAGTAAATCCGGTTAGACCAAGTGGCCCCAACGCTGTCGACAGAGGAGCTAAATCCGGATCAAGCTTACGGATGTCTGTTCCGTCTGAAACTGCGTAGTCCTGCCAGCCCGTCCACGTCTGTACATGATCTCCGGCGGCGAAATCTCGATGTTTACTCTCTTCTACCACCGCGACGGTAGGCCCCTGCATAGGGTCGCCAACGTTAATCGGTGGCAGCTCCGACGAGCCGTTGCCCATCAGGTTGCGTTGGTAAGGGTCGACTGAGAACAAGGTATTGCGAAATAGAACCTCGCCGTTCTGAGTCGATGGAATATCTTCTTGTACTAACTTGAAGTCATTTAGCGTAGCCATGCCATTAGGTCGCGCCGCAAGAAGAAACTTGCGATTCACTGCGTTTGCCATTTGTTTGCCTCAATCAATTAAAAGTATTGGCGGTCAGATAAGCAGTTCCCGAGTGCAAGCAGATCGACCTATCCCGCTAGCATTCTATTTATGTGTTAATCGATACATAAATTGGATGCTAGCACGGAATTTAGCTGAGTCAACAATTTTGTGTTGATTGGCATATAAATATTGACAGGCGATATCAGGCTCTTCTATTGTTTGTGTGCCAATCAATACACAATTTACCAGGAGAAAAGTGAGCGAAGGGATAAGTGTGGTGTAGTGCTAAGAGCTTCACGTAGGAAAGCATTAACAGTTTGGCAATAGCGGTGTGTTCATAGAGAGCTGTTTGACAATACTCTCACTTTATTAGCCGTTAATGCCCCTTCCTTCTGATTAATTTAAATACTGACTAGAGAATTGAATTGTCTATGAATTTTTACAGTCCTCATTCATTTGATAGATATTGCCAACGTCTTATATACGGCTTACTGGTGATAACCTTATGGCTTGTTCCTTCTCAGGTATTTGCCGAAACTTCAGTGAGCCAGGGTCATTACCTGCTACCAGCATCAGGCAATACCGTGGGCGAGAACTATACCGTTAGGGTAGAGAACGAAGAGGATACGCTGCTGGATATTGCGCATGCGCACGGTATTGGCTACGAAGAAATTCGTCGGGCCAATCCTGATGTAAGCTTTTGGGTGCCTGGCAAAGGAACACAAGTGCACATCCCGGCGCAGTTCATACTTCCCAATGTTGAGCGTAAAGGCATCGTCATCAATATTGCTGAA
This window encodes:
- a CDS encoding NADP-dependent oxidoreductase, with amino-acid sequence MANAVNRKFLLAARPNGMATLNDFKLVQEDIPSTQNGEVLFRNTLFSVDPYQRNLMGNGSSELPPINVGDPMQGPTVAVVEESKHRDFAAGDHVQTWTGWQDYAVSDGTDIRKLDPDLAPLSTALGPLGLTGFTAWYGTTKLHEFKPGGTFVVTGAAGAVGSTAAQLAKLRGHRVVGIAGGAAKVAYLKDELGLDDAIDYKADDFEEQLERALPNGIDAFFENVGGAIFPVLMEYFNPHAKMVICGTIADYSNTELPKGVNYLPRLITLIHYRFIDIKAFAVPNVLDTFPEFLSEMAPLIEGGKIKYGEEFIDGFNQLPETFLSLFGGQHSGKKLIVRTD